In the genome of bacterium, one region contains:
- a CDS encoding aromatic amino acid lyase, producing the protein MKKDPTKIVLDGFSLDLQSLSAVSRGRVPVQVAPAAWDRIRASRRCVEAFIHQGKVVYGLNTGFGKLASVHIPDSEINALQRNLVLSHACGVGPAIPHEIARVILLLKINTLCTGYSGVRPEVVESLLQLLNHDVIPVMPCKG; encoded by the coding sequence ATGAAAAAGGACCCGACTAAAATCGTCCTCGACGGCTTTTCCCTGGATCTGCAAAGCCTATCGGCCGTGAGCCGCGGCCGGGTGCCGGTGCAGGTGGCGCCGGCCGCCTGGGACCGAATCCGCGCCAGCCGCCGCTGCGTGGAGGCATTCATCCACCAGGGCAAAGTGGTGTATGGCCTTAATACCGGGTTCGGCAAACTCGCCTCTGTGCACATCCCGGACAGTGAGATCAACGCCCTGCAGCGCAATCTGGTGCTAAGCCATGCCTGCGGCGTAGGGCCCGCGATTCCCCATGAGATCGCGCGCGTCATTCTACTGCTGAAAATCAACACGCTGTGCACCGGCTACTCTGGCGTTCGACCTGAGGTGGTGGAGTCTCTGCTGCAGCTGTTAAATCACGACGTCATTCCGGTGATGCCATGCAAAGGCT
- a CDS encoding lytic transglycosylase domain-containing protein, with product MKSMKKWPHLNSQSIKNQMAQLHFQDKLKTSQIKPMVRCIMQSKRASAKWIIGLFVGLTVVLIQGVRLLATDPLESPTHSAELSVLLQEQQSLAVIDSERRATLNKIVGIISRYNRNMSDESKRAIANEIYLMSRKYSNLDVDFICATITHESAQSWEPTVVSKAGALGLMQIMPTTGAYLAVQEGIEWTSHEQVLNDPILNIRLGCRYLSDLVSLYNHDGGLAAYNGGPKRAEIWIASNRDHSALVTETRNYVPAILKLYDQFRTEGVM from the coding sequence ATGAAAAGCATGAAAAAATGGCCCCACCTGAACAGTCAATCAATCAAGAACCAGATGGCCCAGCTTCATTTTCAGGACAAATTAAAAACAAGCCAGATCAAACCCATGGTGAGGTGCATCATGCAATCAAAACGTGCCTCGGCAAAATGGATCATCGGCTTGTTCGTCGGATTAACGGTTGTTCTCATTCAAGGCGTTCGGTTGCTCGCCACCGATCCGCTTGAATCGCCAACCCATTCCGCAGAATTATCGGTTCTTCTGCAGGAGCAACAGAGCCTGGCAGTGATCGATAGCGAGCGTCGTGCAACCCTGAACAAGATCGTCGGCATCATCTCTCGCTACAACCGAAATATGAGCGATGAAAGCAAACGAGCCATCGCCAACGAGATCTATCTGATGTCGCGCAAATACTCCAATCTGGATGTGGATTTCATTTGCGCCACTATCACGCACGAAAGCGCTCAGTCCTGGGAACCCACCGTGGTTTCCAAGGCCGGAGCTCTGGGGTTGATGCAAATCATGCCCACCACCGGCGCTTATCTCGCGGTGCAGGAGGGCATTGAATGGACATCCCACGAACAAGTGCTCAATGACCCCATTCTGAACATCCGTCTCGGCTGTCGCTACCTCAGCGACCTGGTGAGCCTGTACAATCATGACGGCGGGCTGGCAGCATACAATGGCGGTCCTAAACGCGCCGAGATCTGGATCGCATCCAACCGCGATCACAGCGCGCTCGTTACCGAGACCCGCAACTACGTGCCAGCTATCCTCAAACTCTACGATCAATTTCGAACCGAAGGGGTTATGTAA